The window CGAATAGCTCCCGGATCGGCTCCACACCGATCTCCACCACGGGAACGGGCCGGTTGCCCGGTCCGTCCAGTTCGGTGTGAACGCTGATGCCGAGGGCCTGATACAGGCTGGCGAGAATTTCCATGGGTTCGACGGGACGGTCCCTGGGTTCGCTGGCCGTGCGGTCGGAGGAACCGATGACCTGCCCCCCCACGACGCCTCCGCCGGCGAGGATGAGCGTGCCGCAGGCCGGCCAGTGATCCCGGCCGCCCGCGGGGTTGATCTTGGGAGACCGGCCGAACTCTCCCATGGCCACCACCAGGGTCTGTTCCAACAGGCCGCGCTGCTGGAGGTCTTCGAGCAGGGAAGAGAAGGCGTGGTCGAACATGGGCCCCAGCGTGTCGAGTGCGCTCAGGGAGGTGAAAGGCGACTGGCCATGGATGTCCCAGGACCCGGCCAGATCGTCGAACATGTTGACGGTCACGAAGCGGACGCCGCGCTCCACGAGGCGGCGGGCCAGGAGGCAACTCTGCCCGAATCGGTTCATGCCATAGCTTCGCCGAAGCGGCTCCGGCTCGCCGGTCAGATCGAAGGACTGGCGGGCCTGACGTGAGGAGACGATCCGGTAGGCCTGGGAGAAATTGGCGTCCAGGAGCCGGCTCTCGGCACAGTTCTCCTCGAAATCGCGGAAGCTCCGGTCGATGAGCCGGCGGAAGGAAATCCGTCTCCCGGCTCGAACCGCCGAAACGTAATCGGGTGGCCGGAGGTCCCGGACCCGAAAGGAAGGGTCGGAAGGGTCGGAGTCGATGACGAACGGCTCGTGGGTCTTGCCCAGGAAACCGGGCCCCTGACCGTCGTCCGGCCGGTAGGGGAGAAGGACGTGCGCGGGCAGGTCGCCCCGGGCTCCCTTCAGCTTGTCGACGACGCATCCCGGATGAGGGTACTGAATTCCGGGGAGCGGAGGCCGTCCGGTTTGCATCCAGGTCTTGGCCTGGGGATGGGCCGGATTGGTGTGGTAGTAGGAGCGGATCAACGCGAACTTGTCGGCGTGGCGGGCCATGCGGGGAAACAGTTCGGTGATCCGTACCCCGGCCACGTTGGTGGGAATCGGCTTGTAGGGTCCCCGAATCTCGGCCGGTGCATCCGGCTTCGGGTCCCAGGTGTCCATTTGGGGGGCGCCCCCCTCCAGGAACAGGAGGATGCAGTTCACGTCCTTGTCGGAGCTGGTCCGGCCCGCGGCCTTGAGCTCCAGGAAGCCGGGCAGGGTGAGGCCCAGGAACGCCAGAGAGCCGGCGTGAAGGAAGTCCCTGCGGTGGACTGCCTGGCAAAGATGGGGCGATGTCGGGCCGTCGAGACGAAGCATGGATCCGGATCCCAAGTTTAGCAGTCCATGGCAAATGTCGGGAGGGGCGATTTCCAATCGCCCGCTCTTCGGTCACCGGATTGGTAGAGGGGGGACTGCCGTCCCCCATACCCCCCCCTCATCGGCGGTAGGAAAACCGCCGCTCCAGTCGGCGACAGGAGAGTCGCCGCTCCATGACCTGCGTGTTATGATCCCCGCCGGGAGTGACGGCATGAGATTGAATTCCACCCTATGCTCGGCAATTTTCCTGGGAGGCGTCCTGTTGCCCGGAGTCTCCTGCGCTCCGGGTCCCGCGGCGGATCCTCCCATTCGGCTGGACGATCGGGTCCAACTGTTCGCGGATGACCTGCTCGTCGAACGGATGGACCGGGTCTGGCGGAGTCTGGGGCGGGGAGGAAAGGTAGCCGGGAACCCCCTGATCCGGTCCGACCGTCCCTGGGAAGGTTATCTGATACTTCAACCGGGGAGTGTTATCTACTCTCCGGAAAAGAAAATTTTCGAGATGTGGTACAACACGTTGCCGCGAACCGGAGAATCCGGCATCGATCAGTTCGTCTGTTACGCCACCTCCGAGGACGGGATCCGGTGGGAGAAGCCGGAGTTGAACCACCTGGAGTTCCGCGGCTCCAAGGCCAACAACATTGTCCTGCGTTGGAACAATTGGAACCATTCGGTGATCCTGGACCCGGAGGACCCGGACCCCTCCCGCCGCTACAAGATGGGCTACTGGCAGACCCGGGACCGGGAACGGTGCGGCATCTGGGCCGCCTTCTCACCTGACGGCATCCGCTGGACCGACTACGAAAAGAATCCGGTGGTGCCCTGCTGGGCCACGGGAGACACCTTCGCGGTGATGCGGGATCCCGTTTCCCGGCAGTACTGGCTCTATCACAAGACCAATCCCGGAGGTCCCCGGAAGGTGTCACGGCTGGTCAGCGACGACTTCATCCACTGGACCGACGATCGCCTGGTGCTGGAGCCGGATGCCCATGACCGTCCCGGGACCGAGTTCTACGGGCTTTCGGCCTTC of the Acidobacteriota bacterium genome contains:
- a CDS encoding DUF1501 domain-containing protein, producing MLRLDGPTSPHLCQAVHRRDFLHAGSLAFLGLTLPGFLELKAAGRTSSDKDVNCILLFLEGGAPQMDTWDPKPDAPAEIRGPYKPIPTNVAGVRITELFPRMARHADKFALIRSYYHTNPAHPQAKTWMQTGRPPLPGIQYPHPGCVVDKLKGARGDLPAHVLLPYRPDDGQGPGFLGKTHEPFVIDSDPSDPSFRVRDLRPPDYVSAVRAGRRISFRRLIDRSFRDFEENCAESRLLDANFSQAYRIVSSRQARQSFDLTGEPEPLRRSYGMNRFGQSCLLARRLVERGVRFVTVNMFDDLAGSWDIHGQSPFTSLSALDTLGPMFDHAFSSLLEDLQQRGLLEQTLVVAMGEFGRSPKINPAGGRDHWPACGTLILAGGGVVGGQVIGSSDRTASEPRDRPVEPMEILASLYQALGISVHTELDGPGNRPVPVVEIGVEPIRELFGTA